A region of the Desulfovibrio desulfuricans genome:
TTGCAAACGGGAACCAACAATGACTGAACAGATGCAGACGCAGGACGCGCAGCAGGATGTGCAGCGCGAACACCAGAAATTTGTCACTGAGCTTGGTGACTGGCAGCGCAGCCATTCCTGCGGTCAGTTGACCATTACCAATGATGGTGAAGATGTTTGCCTGATGGGTTGGGTGCAGTACCGCCGCGACCACGGCGGCCTGATTTTTGTCGACCTGCGCGACCGTGACGGCCTCACGCAGGTTGTTTTCAGCCCGGATATTGCTCCTGCTGCGCACGAGAACGCGCATATTCTGCGTTCGGAATATGTGCTTGCGGTCAAGGGCAAGGTGCGTCCTCGCCCCGAAGGCATGGTCAACGCCAATATGGTCACTGGCCAGATTGAAATCGTGGCTCACGAGTGGAAGCTGCTCAACACCTCCAAAACGCCGCCCTTCGCCATTGAAGACCGTAGTGATGCCGGCGAGAACCTGCGCCTTACCTGGCGTTATCTTGATCTGCGCCGTCCGCGCATGCAGGCCAATCTGCGTTTGCGCCACAAGGTTTCGCAGGCCGCCCGCTGTTTTCTGGACGACAACGGCTTTACGGAAGTGGAAACCCCGGTGCTTACCAAGTCCACCCCTGAAGGGGCCCGCGACTTTCTGGTTCCCAGCCGTTTGAATAATGGTGAATTTTACGCTTTGCCGCAGTCGCCCCAGCTGTTCAAACAGCTGCTGATGGTTGCCGGTATGGAACGTTACTTCCAGATCGTGCGCTGCTTCCGCGACGAAGACCTGCGTGCCGACCGTCAGCCCGAGTTCACCCAGGTTGACCTTGAAATGAGCTTTGCGGATGAAGAACAGGTCATGGGCATCGCAGAAGGCCTCATGGCCCGCGTGTTCAAGGACGTGATGGGCAAGGATCTGACTCTTCCCTTCCCTCGCATGCCCTGGGACGAAGCCATGGCCCGTTATGGCGTGGACAAGCCCGACACCCGTTTTGGCCTTGAGCTTGTGGATATCACGAATATTGTGCGTGGCTCCGGCTTCAAGCTTTTTGCCACTGCGCAGCTGGTCAAGGGTATGAAGGTTCCTGGCGGCGAATCCATGACCCGCAAGGAAATTGATGCCTTTACCGAATTTGTCAAAATCTATGGCGCTCAGGGTCTGGCCTGGATCAAGATCAAGGCCGACGAATGGCAGTCGCCCATCGCCAAGTTCCTTTCGGACGAAGAACGCAAGGGCATTGCAGAAGCGCTTGATCTTCAGGTCGGCGACATTGTCTTTTTCCAGGCGGGCGAGGCTTCCATGGTCAACGCCGCCCTTGGCAACCTGCGTGTGCATCTTGCCAACCACTTGAAGCTGATTCCTGAAAACAGCTTCAACTTCCTGTGGGTTACGGACTTTCCGCTGTACGAATACGACGAGGAAGCCAAGCGTTATGTGGCCTGCCACCATCCCTTCACCTCGCCTGCGCCCGGCCATATGGAACTGATGGTTACTGACCCGGCCAAGGCGCGCGCCCGCGCCTATGATATGGTGCTCAATGGCTGCGAAGTGGGCGGCGGTTCCATCCGCATCCACTCCGGTGAAGTGCAGCGCCGTATGTTTGAAGCTCTTGGCTTTACGCCAGAGCAGGCCGAAGAGCAGTTCGGTTTCCTCATTCAGGCGCTTGATCTTGGTGCGCCGCCGCATGGCGGTTTGGCTTTTGGCCTTGACCGGCTGGTTATGCTGCTTTCTGGTTCGTCCAGCATCCGTGATGTCATTGCCTTCCCCAAGACGCAGAAGGCAACCTGCCTCATGACCAACGCGCCTTCCCCGGTGTCTTCGCGTCAGTTGCGGGATCTCGGTCTGCGCTTGCGTGAAGTGCCCGGCGCAGAGCAGAAAAAGGACGGCGCTACAGCCGACAAAGCGTAGGAGGCAGACGTCTGCATGATTCTTGATATTGTCACCTATCCTGACCCCAGGCTCAAAGAGGTTTGTGAACCTGTTGCCGAGGTGACGGACGACATTCGCCAGCT
Encoded here:
- the aspS gene encoding aspartate--tRNA ligase, with amino-acid sequence MTEQMQTQDAQQDVQREHQKFVTELGDWQRSHSCGQLTITNDGEDVCLMGWVQYRRDHGGLIFVDLRDRDGLTQVVFSPDIAPAAHENAHILRSEYVLAVKGKVRPRPEGMVNANMVTGQIEIVAHEWKLLNTSKTPPFAIEDRSDAGENLRLTWRYLDLRRPRMQANLRLRHKVSQAARCFLDDNGFTEVETPVLTKSTPEGARDFLVPSRLNNGEFYALPQSPQLFKQLLMVAGMERYFQIVRCFRDEDLRADRQPEFTQVDLEMSFADEEQVMGIAEGLMARVFKDVMGKDLTLPFPRMPWDEAMARYGVDKPDTRFGLELVDITNIVRGSGFKLFATAQLVKGMKVPGGESMTRKEIDAFTEFVKIYGAQGLAWIKIKADEWQSPIAKFLSDEERKGIAEALDLQVGDIVFFQAGEASMVNAALGNLRVHLANHLKLIPENSFNFLWVTDFPLYEYDEEAKRYVACHHPFTSPAPGHMELMVTDPAKARARAYDMVLNGCEVGGGSIRIHSGEVQRRMFEALGFTPEQAEEQFGFLIQALDLGAPPHGGLAFGLDRLVMLLSGSSSIRDVIAFPKTQKATCLMTNAPSPVSSRQLRDLGLRLREVPGAEQKKDGATADKA